The genomic interval ctgcgtccactagaaaacgtgtagcggatcatATTTACAGTTATGGCCGTTTTAAACCgcaataagcagctgtagtccacacaaaccgagctaaacgccttaacgaggcggcgcgcgctcccgcgtgcggaaatcaatttctggcagacagtcacttttggCACGACACCGGACGGTTCGGACGGGAACGTTCGACCGACTGACAGCAGTAAGTTGATCCGATGGTTGCGGTTCTCTGTCTCGCTAACAGTCATTTATTTTTGCCATATAAATGTGAGTCCATAGTTGTAATGTCAAAcgtttctttgtgtgtctttactttcattttctctttctttctaaCTACGCAACGTAAATGTTGAGGTGATTTAGTTTACAGCTATTCAACATATTTATACGTTTTCATACGTTGTCCTCAATCTTTGTTGCGTCGCGTAAATGAGACTCATAAAAACAGGACGGTTTCAGACGGCGATTAGACGTTAAAGCAGTAACTAATTCTGTCGTGTTTTCATGGTAGGGTTCGTGGTTTATGTCGTGTTTTTGCTGTTCCGTTTCAAGCTAAaaggtgtttttgtttataGTCTATAAATATGTGATGATACAGTCATATCATCGTCGTGGACTTTTCTTACAGCTAtactttcattttctctttctttatcATTAAAGTAACTCCTTCCTCCTAAAGTCGGCTTTATGGTTCATTTGTCGAGCGTTCACGCGGATGTCCTTCCTGACTCAGTCcgtctgaggggattgaacccgcaACCGCAGCGACAGGAGCGCGTCGCTGTACCAAACGGCCGCGTGTGTCTTTATCACTGAACCAACATAAATCATTTAGTCTGCAGACGTTTTGATATTAAAACTGTTAGAACAACGAAGTTACTGATAAGAGGAACATGGAAGACTCCAGACCtcaatattataatatttaccTAATATTTTAAATACTTCACAAACAATCAATAGTATACAAAAGCTTAAACCTGCTTTCAAAAGCTCCTCAGGGTCAATAAATGCTCAGCGTACAGATACGCTTTTGTCCGTATTGTTTGTGATCAGAGCGTTTGAGAGCGTGAACCTTCTGTGGACTGCAGTCAAAGACCTTCTCAAGTTCAGCAACCGACTCCTCATTTCAGTTCAGTCTGTTACAGTTCTTAGATCTTTGTTGATGGCAGGACTATAAAACATCTCATCAATAACTAAATGAATttagctaatgctaatgtgtGTTGCATCTGAACAGTATGTGTTAAGGATTAAATTCCACCATGAGTCAGTCAGAGGAGAAACATGAAGAGGTGCAAGTCAGGACCCTGTCAGAGGAAGACGGCGCCGAGAGGTAAGATGAATTTAAGTCAGGCCTTAAAGTCTGCCATGGAACCTTAAAATGAAGAAGAGGCATCCAtttgtatcatcatcatcatcatcatcatcactttctCAAGTCTCACTTTTCTTTTAGAAATGTAGACTGTGTGTCCATGAAGAGTAACAACTCCATGGAGCCTCCTGTGGTTTTTAAAGGGTAAGATTCTGTTTCAGAGTAAGTTTATGTCTTATATAAAAATACTTATATTGCTGCTGGTGGATTTAGGACTTTAATTCAGTTTTGAATATGACACATCAATTGACCCTTTGAAAGTATCAGACATAATGCAGGCAAGTTCATATTGTGCCCCGATGGATTTGGAGCCGACATGAGATTGATATCAATATTTGTACCTCACAGTAGACAGAAATCACATTGAACTGTTTTGTGAACATTTTAGACTAAATTCTCTTAGAAAAAGGTAAGAGTTTGCTGATGGTTATTGTCGGGTCATCAGTACAGGTCATATTTCTCATTAGCAAAGCAGGAGGGGATACACAGAATGACAAATCTATCAGCAGGGGTTTTGTCATCACGTTGGAAGGCCTTGGTCCCTGAGTGCGGTTTGCTATGAGTGAAAACTATCAAACATCTCACTCTTGCTCATTCACAGCGAGTTCCATTTACTCTCACATCACTTTAAGTCTGATTTTCTTTCAGAAATGAAGAGAACAGCTGTGTGTCCCTGAGGAGTAACAACTCCATGGAGCCTCCTATGGTTTTCAAAGAACAGTCAGTTCCAGAGTAAGTGGACAGAACCTATTTTGTGACTTTAGTTAAATAGACTTTAATTAGTGTGATATTGTTGCTTGTTGGTTTTCCTTTCAACCTGTTTTACGTAAGTGTAAAGCACCTGGCTCtagatacagtagataaaaTGAGCAGCTTTGTACTAACCTGTTTGTAGTAGATGCTTTGGTCTTTATTATAATGTCCTAACACAGATACCCTAAATACTAAATGTCAGACCATTAATCTCATACTCTGTTATTTATGTTAGAGACGTGCTAATTACCAGAGGTTTGGGTTTAAATGCTCTTCATCTCAATCAGATTTAACACAAAACTGTAGTGACTAAACTACAAATCACTGCACTAAAGAGAAACAATTAAACTCTAATCCCCTCCTCGTTAGTCTGGAAACGAAAAATGTCACTGCACAGCACAAACTATGGATTTGGAAGAGCTAGAATTAAAGATCAAGAGACCTTATTGTCATTGTAGTGATACAAGAAACTTTGTTTGGAAATTctgagaccagcagcagcagcagcagaaatgcaATACGGAAAGAcgatgtactgtacacacttggacaaaattgttggtaccATTTGCTCAattaaagaaaaactcacaatggtcacagaaatgacttgaatctgacaaaagtaataataaataaaaaaatcagtgtGTCCACTAATCAGCATCACAGGAGTCTACAATCTTGTAATCAGTCGTTGGGCCTACATATAGGACTCCAGGTAGTCACCGTGTTTGGTGACATGGTGTGTACTGCACTCAACATGGACAAGAGGAAGCGAAGGAAAGAGTGCTCTCAGGAGATTAGAAAGAAAATGATAGACAAGCATGTTAAAGGTGAAGGCTATAAGACCATCTCCAAGCAGCTAGATGTTCCTGGGACTACAGTTGCACATATGGTTCAGAAATTCAAGATCCGTGGGACTGCAGCCAACCTCCCACAGGAGGAAAATTGATGACAAATCAATAAGATAATTTGAATGGTAAAAAAAGAGCCCAGAAAGACTTCTACAGCGATTCAAGGTTTTCATGCTCAAGGGACATCCGTGCCACATCGCACCATCCGCCGTTGTTTGAGCCAAAGTAGACTACATGGGAGACGACCAAGGAGGACACCATTGTTGAAAGCAAATCATAAAAAAGACAGACTGGAATATGCCAAACTACATGTTGACAAGCCAAAACCCTCTGGGACAATGTCCCGTGGACAGATGAGACAAAATGGAACCCTTTGCCAAAGCACATCCGCTCTACATTCACAGAAAAGCACACTGTCCCTTTGGTGAAACGTGGAGGAGGCTCTGTGATGTTCtggggctgctctgctgcatctGGCACAGCGTACCTTGAATCTGCAGGCCACAATGAAATCTCAAGACTATCAAGAGATTCTAGAGACAAATGTGGtggtcagagtcagacagagtggTCTCAGTCGCAGGTCATGGGTCTCGCAACAGGACAACGGCCCAAAACACAGCTAAAACCACACCAGAATGGCTAAGGGAAAGGCTTGGACTGTTCTAAAGTTTCCTTCTACGAGCCCTGACCTCAGTCCTATCGAGCACCTTTGGACAGAGCGGAACATGCCGCCTGGAGAAGGCGCCGTTCTAACCTGAAACCAGCTTGCTCATGAGGAGTGGACCACAGCGCCTTCTGAGAGGCGCAGGCGTGTGACTGACGGTACAGGAATCGTTTGATTGCAGGTATTGCCTCAAAAGGTTGTGCAACAAACATGCGTTAGGGGCACCATCATCTTTGTCCAGGTCATATTAAAGctgtgagtttttctttcattaaggGTATCAACAATTTTGTCCACGTTTGTACATACAAAACATCCTGTTTTCTCTCCAGAGTCCATGAGGGAAAAGTCGATGGCACTGACAGTCAGACACAACTGGGCTCCATATTTATGGTGGGTAACGTTACAGAACTGTTTCAAATGTCCTTTTGTTGTTTACCTGAATCCTTCTGCAGTTAGGACCATGGTTTCATATGTAAAGTCTGTGTGGACTGGTCCTGCCACCCGCCAAGCTATTACATGACAACTAACATTCTGCTTCACCGATATTGAAATATAATGAACTTACATTTTGCAACTCTGCTCTTCATTTAATTTCCTAATATCAGCTGGGCATCTATGTTTATAACCTATTAAAACCCACCTGTTTCCAGGCAGTTGTCAAATAACAAAATACACtgcatttattttaatgacCTAAAACTGAGACTGTGTTCCTTgaagaacaggaagtgaagtgaaTTTGGTTTCATTCCAGTGTCTTGAAGAGAACATTAATGCTTTCATGAAAACTGAGCTTAAGAAGATCCAGAGGGTTCTGAGCAGCGATTACCTCCATGAAGTGGAGGACgagggtgaggatgaagaggcagaTCAGTGGAAGAGCTTGAGAGAAGCTTTTCTACAGATCGCACTGCAGTTCCTGAGAAGCatgaagcaggagcagctggcAGATTCTCTGCAGATCAGTAAGTGAAGTCTTTGCGTTGTTTTACATAAAGTGTTTGCTGTAAATGTGCAACGTCACATCTATTCATTTGTTCTGTCGCTCTCCAGCTGTAAATTAATGCTACACTTGTCACTTGTCCCTGTAGAATCCCATGCTGCTGGGTGCCAGCGTAAATTCAAGTCTAAGCTGAAGCAGAGGGTCCAGTGTGTTTTTGAGGGCATtgctaaagcaggaaaccggACCCTTCTGAACCAGACCTACACAGaactctacatcacagagggagggaccgGAGAGGTCAACGACGAACACGAGGTCACACAGATTGAACGCGACttcaggaaaccagacagagcagaaagaaGCATCAGACAAGAAGACGTCCTCAAAGAGTCCGCTGGAGGAGACCGACCCATCAGAACCGTGATGAccaagggagtggctggcatggggaaaacagtcctaacacagaagttcactctggactgggctgaaggcaaagccaaccaggacatccACTTCATGTTTCCATTCACCTTCGGAGAGCTGAACGTGCTGAAAGAgaaaaagttcagcttggtggaacttgttcatcacttctttcctgaaaccaaagcagcaggagttTGCAGCCTCAAAGGGTTAAAGGTGGCGTTCATcctggacggtctggatgagagTCGGTTTCCTCTGGACTTCAGAAACACCAAGGCCCTGactgacgtcacagagtccagctcagtggatgagctcctgacaaacctgatcagggggacgctgcttccctctgctcagctctggatcaccacacgacctgcagcagccaatcagattcctCCTGGGTGTGTTGACATGGTAACGGAGGTCAGAGGCTTCACTGACCcgcagaaggacgagtacttcaggaagcgattcagagatgagcagcaggccacaacaatcatctcccacatcaagacgtcacgaagcctccacatcatgtgccacatcccagtcttctgctggatcactgctacggttctggagaatctgctggaaaccagtaagggaggagagctgcccaagaccctgactgagatgtacacccacttcctggtggttcagattaaggtgaagaacatcaagtatgatggaggagctgcgaCAGATCCACCCTGGAGTCCAGACACCAGAAGAATGATCGAGTCTCTGGGGAAACTGGCCTTTGAGCAGATGCAGAAAAAAACCCTGCTGTTCTATGAGCCAGACCTGACAGAGTctggcatcgatgtcagagccgcctcagtttactcaggcGTGTTCAC from Betta splendens chromosome 16, fBetSpl5.4, whole genome shotgun sequence carries:
- the LOC114842670 gene encoding NACHT, LRR and PYD domains-containing protein 3-like; this translates as MSQSEEKHEEVQVRTLSEEDGAERNVDCVSMKSNNSMEPPVVFKGNEENSCVSLRSNNSMEPPMVFKEQSVPEVHEGKVDGTDSQTQLGSIFMCLEENINAFMKTELKKIQRVLSSDYLHEVEDEGEDEEADQWKSLREAFLQIALQFLRSMKQEQLADSLQIKSHAAGCQRKFKSKLKQRVQCVFEGIAKAGNRTLLNQTYTELYITEGGTGEVNDEHEVTQIERDFRKPDRAERSIRQEDVLKESAGGDRPIRTVMTKGVAGMGKTVLTQKFTLDWAEGKANQDIHFMFPFTFGELNVLKEKKFSLVELVHHFFPETKAAGVCSLKGLKVAFILDGLDESRFPLDFRNTKALTDVTESSSVDELLTNLIRGTLLPSAQLWITTRPAAANQIPPGCVDMVTEVRGFTDPQKDEYFRKRFRDEQQATTIISHIKTSRSLHIMCHIPVFCWITATVLENLLETSKGGELPKTLTEMYTHFLVVQIKVKNIKYDGGAATDPPWSPDTRRMIESLGKLAFEQMQKKTLLFYEPDLTESGIDVRAASVYSGVFTQVFKKERGLYEDQVFCFVHRSIQEFLAALHVHLTFISSGVDLLSDQSASWWPSLFGNGSDLSRLYQSAVDVALQCPNGHLDLFLRFLLGLSLETNQTLLRGLIPQTGSRSQIKQETVQYIKKKLNEDLPADRTINLFHCLNELRDDSLVEEIQQNLRSGRLSTQKLSPGHWSALVFILLSSQQDLDEFDLKKYCGSEEALLRLLPVVKASSKALLSCCSLSERSCEALSSVLSSRSSLRELDLSNNDLRDAGVTQLCRGLSSPHCEVETLRLSGCLITKKGCAALASALSTNPAHLTELDLSYNHPGDSGVKLLSDGQKDPNWRLDALRMEPGGSRWVRPGLGKYACELILDTNTVHKKLMLSDHNRRVTMGRETQDYPDHPDRFKHWKQLLSSEGLSGRCYWEVDWEGWVYIAVTYRSVRRKGDSDDCCLGANAQSWSLGCSDETYSVQHNNVTEVLSKPGSHRVGVYLDWAAGTLSFYCVSDRMSHIYTFSTTFTKPVFPAFRIRTEPFESSVTLC